The Hyphomonadaceae bacterium ML37 genome includes a region encoding these proteins:
- a CDS encoding glycosyltransferase → MTASGPDPIDTAARFAIAMPVGAWHPLLPAALDSVARQDTGVEIAFLDASGDGRVAAAADASELEFAYRRTGPDAGQAAAIAEGWAHTRAPILGWLNADDLLVPGALAAVSQAFDADPDTGVVHGGSDFIDETGRVIGVHDHVDEAGPLLYRSNLISQPSCFVRRAIVEAAGGIDESLVYTMDWELWVRLYAAGVRFARIDRTLSHVYMGSGTKTADISARRLTEIARLVHRHAGLWNAVKSTASFALHPIRSR, encoded by the coding sequence ATGACCGCCTCCGGCCCGGACCCGATTGACACCGCCGCGCGCTTCGCCATCGCCATGCCGGTGGGGGCGTGGCATCCGCTGTTGCCGGCTGCTCTCGACAGCGTGGCGCGGCAGGACACAGGCGTCGAGATCGCCTTTCTGGATGCGTCAGGCGATGGGCGCGTCGCCGCCGCGGCGGACGCTAGCGAGCTTGAGTTCGCCTACCGGCGCACCGGGCCGGACGCAGGCCAGGCCGCCGCCATCGCGGAAGGATGGGCGCACACGCGCGCGCCGATCCTGGGCTGGCTGAATGCGGACGATCTGCTGGTTCCCGGCGCCCTCGCCGCCGTGTCGCAAGCCTTTGACGCTGATCCTGACACCGGCGTCGTGCATGGCGGATCGGACTTCATCGACGAAACCGGGCGCGTCATCGGCGTGCACGACCATGTGGATGAAGCCGGACCGCTGCTCTACCGCTCCAATTTGATCTCCCAGCCCTCATGCTTTGTGCGCCGCGCCATTGTGGAGGCGGCTGGCGGAATTGATGAATCGCTGGTCTACACCATGGACTGGGAGCTCTGGGTGCGTCTGTACGCCGCCGGGGTCCGGTTCGCGCGCATCGACCGGACGCTGTCACACGTCTACATGGGGTCAGGAACTAAAACGGCCGACATCAGTGCGCGCCGCCTCACCGAAATCGCCCGGCTGGTACATCGTCATGCCGGACTGTGGAACGCCGTCAAATCAACCGCATCCTTCGCCTTGCACCCCATCCGGAGCCGCTGA
- a CDS encoding glycosyltransferase, whose product MSAAATRPRFSIVTPNWNGRAYLRPCLDSVLEQNYPELEYIVVDGASTDGSRLLIEEYRDRLSTIICEPDNGHADALNKGFAASTGELMGWINSDDVILPGTLSFVARLFEMRPDIEWITGRPSSMNSDGVIEWMGQTRPWSRLRFLAGDNQWIQQESTFWRRSLWERAGSRLDTDFRLANDFELWCRFFRHAELHTVDRHLGCFRVRPGQRSIVFKTRYESEAKDVLARELDAVEPTFRDAFGAFLPDAPVTLDDETRLARNAELSACDPPIIRPASLNPRGRSSRTAPLDTRAFDGALERARAPSLLERFAGVHTGQRCFIMGNGPSLNRTDLELLEGETVFACNSAFLLFDRINWRPTYYTCVDSRVLPDRAGDIQAMLAQNPSITAFFPAEVQEHVGEKRRYPTRAILPSARNRFYFREAYGTLENLPESMFSPDIDQHVIQPRTVTITMLQIAAYMGFSEIYLIGCDTRYTVPATVDEEDGEGLALVSTRDDDANHFDPAYFGKGRKWHAPKVELMVEHYRIARDALEARGIKVFDATVDGALDVFDKVEFSALFDPDAQVIIKARAAAAPAADQAAGPRGMDALINRAPASFRQPLLSLWRNRRFAAAVLVMTAIGAVVVASPPVEPFRLWIWPLALFAAGFIFTGAVAIKSRRLLMEAHRQLADLHRREASRELRYIELDSQLEDARARLEELEADRPDTD is encoded by the coding sequence ATGTCCGCCGCCGCGACACGCCCCCGCTTCTCCATCGTGACGCCGAACTGGAATGGACGGGCTTATCTGCGCCCCTGCCTGGATTCAGTGCTGGAGCAAAATTATCCGGAGCTGGAATACATCGTCGTGGACGGGGCGAGCACGGATGGGTCCCGGCTGCTCATAGAGGAATACCGCGACCGGCTCTCCACCATTATCTGCGAGCCCGATAACGGGCATGCCGATGCGCTGAACAAGGGCTTCGCCGCGTCCACCGGCGAGCTGATGGGCTGGATCAACTCCGATGATGTGATCCTGCCCGGCACGCTGTCCTTTGTCGCGCGGCTGTTTGAAATGCGGCCCGATATCGAATGGATCACCGGGCGCCCCTCCAGTATGAATTCCGACGGCGTGATCGAGTGGATGGGGCAGACAAGGCCCTGGTCGCGCCTGCGATTCCTGGCCGGCGACAATCAGTGGATCCAGCAGGAATCCACCTTCTGGCGGCGCAGCCTGTGGGAGCGCGCCGGCAGCCGTCTGGATACGGACTTTCGCCTGGCCAACGATTTCGAGCTGTGGTGCCGATTCTTCCGGCATGCGGAGCTTCATACAGTCGACCGGCATCTGGGCTGCTTCCGGGTCCGGCCCGGCCAACGGTCCATTGTCTTCAAGACGCGTTATGAGAGCGAGGCAAAGGATGTTCTGGCCCGCGAGCTGGACGCGGTGGAGCCGACTTTCCGCGACGCTTTCGGCGCTTTCTTGCCGGACGCACCAGTCACGCTGGATGACGAGACGCGGCTGGCGCGCAATGCCGAGCTGTCGGCCTGCGATCCGCCGATCATCCGCCCGGCCAGCCTGAACCCGCGCGGGCGCAGCTCGCGCACCGCCCCCCTCGACACCCGCGCCTTCGACGGCGCGCTGGAGCGTGCGCGCGCGCCCAGCCTGCTGGAGCGCTTCGCCGGGGTTCATACCGGGCAGCGTTGCTTCATCATGGGCAATGGCCCGTCGCTGAACCGGACCGATCTGGAGCTGCTGGAAGGCGAAACGGTCTTCGCGTGCAATTCCGCCTTCCTCCTGTTTGACCGGATCAACTGGCGCCCGACCTATTACACCTGTGTGGATTCGCGCGTGCTGCCGGATCGCGCCGGCGACATCCAGGCGATGCTGGCGCAAAATCCGTCCATAACAGCCTTCTTTCCCGCCGAGGTGCAGGAGCATGTGGGGGAGAAGCGGCGCTACCCCACACGCGCGATCCTGCCCTCGGCGCGCAACCGCTTCTATTTCCGCGAAGCCTACGGCACTCTGGAGAACCTGCCCGAGTCCATGTTCTCCCCCGATATCGACCAGCATGTGATACAGCCGCGCACCGTCACGATCACCATGCTGCAGATCGCCGCTTATATGGGCTTTTCGGAGATTTACCTGATCGGCTGCGACACGCGCTACACAGTGCCCGCGACCGTCGATGAGGAAGATGGCGAGGGCCTGGCGCTGGTCTCGACGCGCGACGATGACGCCAATCATTTCGATCCGGCCTATTTCGGCAAGGGCCGCAAATGGCATGCCCCAAAAGTCGAGCTGATGGTGGAGCACTACCGCATCGCCCGCGATGCACTGGAGGCGCGCGGCATTAAAGTGTTCGACGCCACAGTCGACGGCGCGCTGGACGTATTTGACAAGGTTGAGTTCAGCGCGCTGTTCGATCCGGACGCTCAGGTCATCATCAAGGCGCGCGCCGCCGCCGCCCCGGCGGCCGATCAGGCGGCCGGGCCGCGCGGCATGGACGCCTTGATCAACCGGGCGCCCGCGTCCTTTCGCCAGCCTCTCCTGTCGCTGTGGCGCAATCGCCGCTTCGCCGCCGCGGTACTGGTGATGACGGCCATCGGAGCGGTCGTGGTGGCGAGCCCGCCCGTTGAACCCTTCCGCCTGTGGATATGGCCGCTGGCCCTGTTTGCCGCCGGGTTTATCTTCACCGGCGCCGTGGCGATCAAATCGCGCCGGCTGCTGATGGAAGCGCACCGGCAGCTGGCGGACCTGCACCGGCGCGAAGCATCACGTGAGCTGCGCTATATCGAACTGGATTCCCAGCTGGAGGATGCGCGCGCACGGCTAGAAGAGCTGGAAGCTGACCGTCCGGATACGGACTAG
- a CDS encoding SMP-30/gluconolactonase/LRE family protein: MSAGLRIGTPECVWDARAILGEGPVWDGQALWWTDIKAPALHRYEPAGGHKTSWPAPEPVGSFLIEPDGRLLAAMKSGFARLTLPSDGGAIEVEPVCQPEAATPGNRFNDGKRAPDGSFWAGTMDDAEAIASGAWWRLDPDGTSRCLETGYRVTNGPAFDAARGRAYLTDSARQTVFIADLDGGGSGFSNKRVFAQFGDGDGYPDGMETDADGCLWIAFWDGWRIDRYDPDGVLMARIEMPVARPTSLAFADGDIYVTSASIGLEGQALAGGLFRIGLSEA, translated from the coding sequence ATGAGCGCTGGGCTGCGGATCGGGACGCCTGAGTGCGTGTGGGACGCCCGGGCCATTCTGGGCGAGGGCCCGGTCTGGGACGGGCAGGCGCTCTGGTGGACCGATATCAAGGCGCCCGCGCTGCACCGGTATGAGCCGGCGGGCGGCCACAAGACCAGCTGGCCCGCGCCGGAACCGGTGGGCTCATTCCTGATCGAGCCTGACGGGCGGCTGCTCGCGGCCATGAAATCGGGCTTCGCCCGGCTGACTCTGCCCTCGGATGGCGGAGCCATTGAGGTGGAGCCGGTCTGTCAGCCCGAGGCCGCGACGCCCGGCAATCGCTTCAATGACGGCAAGCGCGCCCCGGACGGCAGTTTCTGGGCCGGGACCATGGATGATGCTGAAGCTATCGCATCCGGCGCGTGGTGGCGGCTCGATCCGGACGGGACGTCGCGATGTCTGGAAACGGGCTACCGCGTCACCAATGGTCCGGCCTTCGATGCGGCGCGCGGGCGGGCCTATCTCACGGATTCTGCGCGCCAGACCGTGTTTATCGCTGATCTGGACGGCGGCGGCTCGGGCTTCTCCAACAAGCGGGTCTTCGCGCAGTTCGGGGACGGCGATGGCTATCCGGACGGTATGGAGACCGATGCGGACGGCTGTCTCTGGATTGCGTTCTGGGACGGCTGGCGGATCGACCGGTATGACCCGGACGGCGTGCTCATGGCCCGCATCGAGATGCCGGTGGCGCGCCCCACCAGCCTCGCCTTCGCAGACGGCGACATCTATGTCACCTCGGCCTCCATCGGCCTGGAGGGTCAGGCGCTGGCGGGCGGGCTGTTCAGGATTGGGCTGAGCGAAGCCTAG
- a CDS encoding SDR family oxidoreductase, translated as MQAALVTGISGGIGTALGAAFRAAGYRVIGTGRTPAEGDVCDAFVEADLNRIAEDGAALETFAHAVRGALDGAQLTVLVNNAAAQILAPVDTLSMDAWRRTMNVNLTAPFRLVQTFLPELEAARGCVINIGSVHAQATKPEFAAYATSKAALHGLTRALAVDLGARVRVTCLAPAAIATPMLMAGFEGREEAFQELEACHPLNRIGAPEEAAQVAVFLASPAAAFATGTTFWLDGGVLSRLHDPV; from the coding sequence ATGCAGGCCGCGCTCGTCACCGGGATTTCGGGCGGGATCGGAACCGCGCTGGGCGCAGCGTTCAGGGCCGCGGGTTACCGCGTGATCGGCACCGGGCGCACGCCCGCTGAGGGCGATGTATGCGACGCCTTCGTGGAGGCCGACCTCAACCGCATCGCCGAGGACGGCGCCGCGCTGGAGACGTTCGCGCATGCCGTGCGCGGCGCGCTGGACGGTGCGCAGCTGACGGTGCTGGTCAATAACGCCGCCGCACAGATCCTCGCGCCAGTGGACACGCTGTCCATGGACGCCTGGCGGCGCACTATGAACGTCAATCTCACCGCGCCCTTCCGCCTGGTGCAGACCTTCCTGCCCGAGCTCGAGGCCGCGCGCGGCTGCGTGATCAATATTGGCAGCGTGCACGCCCAGGCGACCAAGCCGGAATTTGCCGCCTACGCCACGTCCAAAGCGGCGCTGCATGGCCTGACGCGGGCGCTGGCGGTGGATCTGGGTGCGCGGGTGCGCGTCACCTGCCTGGCGCCCGCCGCCATCGCCACCCCCATGCTGATGGCCGGGTTCGAGGGGCGCGAGGAAGCGTTCCAGGAGCTGGAAGCCTGCCACCCCCTCAATCGCATTGGCGCCCCGGAAGAGGCGGCGCAGGTGGCAGTGTTTCTCGCCTCGCCTGCAGCTGCGTTCGCAACGGGCACGACCTTCTGGCTCGACGGGGGCGTGCTGTCGCGCCTGCATGATCCGGTATGA
- a CDS encoding phosphoglycerate dehydrogenase, translating into MRVLVTCPPMLGMIDEFRPVFAKSGVELEAPKVVQTLSEDELIALLPGFDGWIIGDDPASARVLEAGAAGNLKAIVKWGVGVDNVDFAAAKRLNLPAVNTPGVFGREVADLAVNYVNGLARESYYIDREIRLNKTWPKPRGISLAGRTAGVIGFGDIGRNTALRLLAAEMHIIAYDPAFRPLEGHQVENKPWPEGVEACDFLVFTAPLNAHTRHMFNEDMLARVKPGVRIVNVGRGPVVKETALLAGLESGRIHSAALDVFEIEPLAPDNVLRTYDRCIFGSHNASNTEDAVRRVSLQAIGHMFDFLGVKQAGG; encoded by the coding sequence ATGCGCGTTCTGGTCACCTGCCCGCCCATGCTGGGCATGATTGATGAGTTTCGTCCGGTCTTCGCCAAAAGCGGTGTCGAGTTGGAGGCGCCCAAGGTCGTCCAGACCCTGTCAGAGGACGAGCTGATCGCCCTCCTGCCCGGCTTTGACGGCTGGATTATTGGCGATGACCCGGCCAGCGCCCGCGTGCTGGAAGCCGGCGCGGCGGGCAATCTCAAAGCCATCGTGAAATGGGGTGTGGGCGTCGACAATGTGGACTTCGCCGCCGCCAAGCGTCTCAACCTGCCCGCAGTGAACACGCCGGGCGTGTTCGGGCGCGAGGTCGCCGATCTGGCGGTCAACTATGTCAACGGGCTGGCGCGCGAGAGCTATTACATCGACCGGGAAATCCGCCTCAACAAGACCTGGCCCAAGCCGCGCGGCATTTCGCTGGCCGGACGCACAGCCGGCGTGATCGGGTTTGGCGATATCGGCCGCAACACCGCCCTGCGCCTTCTGGCCGCCGAGATGCACATCATCGCCTATGATCCCGCCTTCCGCCCGCTGGAGGGCCACCAGGTGGAGAACAAGCCCTGGCCCGAGGGCGTGGAGGCGTGCGACTTCCTGGTCTTCACCGCTCCGCTCAACGCCCACACCCGCCATATGTTCAACGAGGATATGCTGGCGCGGGTGAAGCCGGGCGTGCGCATCGTTAATGTGGGCCGCGGGCCGGTGGTCAAGGAAACCGCCCTGCTGGCGGGTCTGGAATCAGGGCGCATTCACTCGGCGGCGCTGGACGTGTTCGAGATCGAACCGCTGGCCCCGGACAATGTGCTGCGCACCTATGACCGCTGCATATTCGGCTCGCACAACGCCTCCAATACCGAGGACGCGGTGCGCCGGGTCAGCCTGCAGGCCATTGGCCACATGTTCGACTTCCTGGGCGTCAAGCAGGCTGGCGGCTGA
- a CDS encoding acylneuraminate cytidylyltransferase family protein: MPDRFKLVALLPMKAHSARVTSKNFREFAGKPLFRWILDTLLSMEEIDRVVINTDAREILSDKGLNDGDGGGRVMIRDRKPEICGDFVSMNLVLGDDVANVDADTYLMTHTTNPLLSADAMRGALAKYHATKAAGEADSLFAVNRIQTRFYREDMTPVNHDPDNLIRTQDLEPWYEENSNLYLFNRESFAATSARIGKRPAMYVTPALESIDIDDADQWAQAEAVALYNARKGS, from the coding sequence ATGCCGGACCGTTTCAAGCTGGTCGCCCTTCTGCCGATGAAGGCGCACTCGGCGCGCGTCACCTCCAAGAATTTCCGCGAGTTCGCGGGCAAGCCGCTGTTTCGCTGGATTCTCGACACCCTGCTGAGCATGGAGGAGATCGACCGCGTGGTGATCAACACCGATGCGCGCGAGATTCTGTCGGACAAGGGCCTCAATGACGGCGATGGCGGCGGCCGGGTGATGATCCGCGACCGCAAGCCGGAGATTTGCGGCGACTTCGTCTCGATGAATCTGGTGCTGGGCGATGATGTCGCCAATGTGGACGCCGACACGTATCTGATGACCCACACCACCAATCCGCTCCTGTCGGCCGACGCCATGCGCGGCGCGCTGGCCAAGTATCATGCGACGAAGGCGGCGGGCGAGGCCGACAGCCTGTTTGCGGTGAACCGCATCCAGACCCGCTTCTACCGCGAGGACATGACCCCGGTGAACCATGATCCGGACAATCTGATCCGGACCCAGGATCTTGAGCCCTGGTATGAGGAAAACTCCAATCTCTACCTGTTCAACCGGGAGAGCTTTGCGGCCACCAGCGCCCGCATCGGCAAGCGGCCAGCCATGTATGTGACGCCGGCGCTGGAATCCATCGATATCGACGACGCCGACCAGTGGGCGCAGGCCGAGGCGGTCGCGCTGTACAATGCCCGCAAAGGAAGCTGA
- a CDS encoding glycosyltransferase family 2 protein, translating to MDASIVIRTYNEGKWLGEALQAVAAQDAAPYSYEVVIVDSGSTDDTLKIAEAHGCRITHIKKSDFTFGRSLNVGCEAAQGRFLVFISGHCIPVGARWLHDLVKPLDDGTCAYVYGRQQGKPGLTKFSEEQLFRKYFPETSNVPQDDFFCNNANSAILKSVWETRPFDETVTGLEDMVLAKQLVSEGMKIGYVAEASVIHIHEESWSKVKTRYEREAVALQDIMPEVHVSFGDFLRYTMSGVFHDLGEALTQRVFWKEAGGVILFRFNQYWGSYQGNNNHRKLSQDRKDRYFYPR from the coding sequence ATGGACGCATCCATCGTCATTCGCACCTATAATGAGGGCAAATGGCTGGGTGAGGCGCTTCAGGCGGTCGCGGCGCAAGACGCGGCGCCCTACAGCTATGAAGTCGTGATCGTGGATTCCGGCTCCACCGACGACACGCTGAAGATCGCGGAAGCCCATGGCTGCCGGATCACCCATATCAAGAAATCCGACTTCACCTTCGGCCGGTCCCTCAATGTCGGGTGCGAGGCGGCGCAGGGGCGGTTTCTGGTGTTCATTTCGGGCCATTGCATCCCGGTGGGCGCGCGCTGGCTGCATGATCTGGTCAAGCCGCTCGATGACGGGACTTGCGCCTATGTCTACGGACGCCAGCAGGGCAAGCCGGGTTTGACCAAATTTTCCGAGGAGCAGCTGTTCCGTAAATACTTTCCGGAGACGTCGAACGTCCCGCAGGATGATTTCTTCTGCAACAACGCCAACTCGGCCATCCTCAAATCGGTTTGGGAAACCCGCCCTTTCGACGAGACGGTGACCGGGCTGGAAGACATGGTGCTGGCCAAGCAGCTCGTGTCGGAAGGCATGAAAATCGGCTATGTCGCCGAGGCGTCGGTGATCCACATCCACGAAGAGAGCTGGTCCAAGGTCAAGACGCGCTATGAGCGCGAGGCCGTGGCCCTGCAGGACATCATGCCGGAAGTGCATGTCAGCTTTGGCGATTTCCTGCGCTACACGATGTCGGGCGTCTTCCATGATCTGGGCGAGGCGCTCACTCAGCGCGTGTTCTGGAAGGAGGCGGGGGGAGTCATCCTGTTCCGCTTCAACCAGTACTGGGGCAGCTATCAGGGCAACAATAATCACCGCAAGCTGTCGCAGGATCGCAAGGACCGGTATTTCTACCCGCGCTGA
- a CDS encoding alpha/beta fold hydrolase: MTALHRAVLCLAAGLALAACGPRPAEDAPTPAGSRGEATPAAGFDGAWRALLEIGGQSLRLELELEEGEDGWQGALISLDQSPAGMGLTSLTIDGDAINFAINPPGVAFDGVREGDVIQGRFRQGPVEADLRFERGRFEEAAPAPQHSDVGETPVTIQAGEVTLSGTLRLAPGEAPGPGVVILSGSGPQDRDGTFGELRLYAALAQALAAQGVSSLRLDDRGVGASTGPAPQAPSHLAADAAAALAALAAEPRVACAGFAGHSEGALIALLAAPAAQPDFIVSLAGMHMSLEQTLFDQAEALIRASGGTDAQVTGNRALQAAMFAVLREAEPGARVSEDMEQALLDAGAPNGLARQQAQIWGQPYAVAGFAVDPVAAAAGYPGPMLGVFGEFDLQVLPAPQSQALMAAREGLPTQVVVLDGVNHLFQETETGLPAEYGQARHPLSQDALGAIARRTAALAAQACGD; encoded by the coding sequence ATGACCGCCCTCCACCGCGCCGTTCTATGCCTTGCCGCCGGCCTCGCGCTCGCTGCGTGCGGACCGCGTCCGGCCGAAGATGCACCGACGCCCGCCGGCTCCCGGGGCGAGGCGACGCCTGCCGCCGGCTTTGACGGCGCCTGGCGCGCGCTATTGGAGATTGGCGGGCAGTCGCTGCGTCTGGAGCTGGAACTGGAGGAGGGCGAGGATGGCTGGCAGGGCGCGCTGATCTCCCTTGATCAGAGCCCGGCAGGCATGGGGCTGACCAGTCTGACCATCGACGGTGACGCGATCAATTTCGCCATCAATCCACCGGGCGTCGCTTTCGATGGCGTGCGCGAGGGTGATGTGATTCAAGGCCGCTTCCGCCAAGGGCCGGTCGAGGCTGATCTGAGGTTCGAACGCGGACGCTTTGAGGAGGCGGCCCCGGCGCCGCAACACAGCGATGTGGGCGAAACCCCTGTGACCATCCAGGCAGGCGAGGTCACGCTGTCGGGAACATTGCGTCTGGCGCCGGGCGAGGCGCCCGGTCCCGGCGTGGTGATCCTGTCCGGCTCCGGACCCCAGGACCGGGACGGGACGTTCGGCGAGCTGCGCCTCTACGCTGCGCTGGCGCAGGCGCTGGCCGCACAGGGGGTGTCGTCCCTGCGTCTTGATGATCGCGGCGTGGGCGCCAGTACAGGACCTGCGCCGCAGGCCCCGTCCCATCTCGCCGCCGACGCGGCGGCGGCGCTGGCCGCGCTGGCGGCTGAACCGCGTGTGGCGTGCGCCGGGTTCGCCGGTCATTCCGAAGGCGCGCTGATCGCCCTGCTCGCCGCACCCGCCGCGCAGCCTGACTTCATTGTCTCGCTGGCCGGAATGCATATGAGCCTGGAACAGACCCTGTTTGACCAGGCCGAAGCCCTGATCCGCGCCTCGGGCGGGACCGACGCCCAGGTCACCGGCAATCGCGCCTTGCAGGCAGCGATGTTCGCGGTGTTGCGCGAAGCGGAGCCCGGCGCGCGCGTGAGCGAGGACATGGAGCAAGCCTTGCTGGACGCCGGCGCGCCCAATGGGCTCGCCCGCCAGCAAGCGCAGATCTGGGGCCAGCCCTATGCCGTGGCGGGTTTCGCCGTGGACCCGGTCGCGGCGGCGGCTGGCTATCCCGGCCCCATGCTGGGCGTGTTCGGCGAGTTTGATCTGCAGGTGTTGCCCGCACCCCAGTCCCAGGCCCTGATGGCGGCGCGTGAGGGGTTGCCCACGCAGGTCGTGGTCCTCGACGGCGTCAATCACCTGTTCCAGGAGACCGAAACCGGCCTGCCGGCCGAGTACGGGCAGGCCCGCCATCCGCTCTCGCAAGACGCCCTCGGCGCCATCGCCCGGCGCACCGCCGCACTGGCGGCGCAGGCCTGCGGCGACTAA
- a CDS encoding metalloregulator ArsR/SmtB family transcription factor codes for MTDIFEALAHPVRRAVLKKLRAGPMSAGDLADAFPVTKPTMSRHFATLKEAGLIRAERIGTTIRYRLNVSVAEDAVAAVMGLLGTGKDDHEEEETRHDR; via the coding sequence ATGACCGATATTTTCGAAGCCCTGGCCCATCCAGTCCGCCGCGCAGTGCTGAAAAAGCTGCGCGCGGGGCCGATGAGCGCGGGCGATCTGGCCGATGCGTTTCCGGTGACCAAGCCCACCATGTCGCGCCATTTCGCGACCCTGAAAGAGGCCGGCCTGATCCGGGCCGAACGCATCGGCACCACCATCCGCTACCGGCTCAATGTGTCAGTGGCCGAGGACGCCGTCGCAGCAGTCATGGGGCTGCTGGGGACGGGCAAGGATGATCACGAGGAAGAAGAGACCAGGCATGACCGTTAA
- a CDS encoding SdpI family protein encodes MTVKGLAAAAALIALTLAFSVWGWLATPPGAEIAVHWNAAGQPDRYGGKAEAFLLIPGIAVLLSLLFAAAPHIDPRGRNLAASGPVLMTVWIGTVGVLAIVQAALTLTALGLITADGEIVPRAVMLSVCALMVLIGNALGKARPNWFVGVRTPWTLSSDRAWDATHRWAGRGFVLSGLIGAACTLLAPLMVAVFVFAGLILATAAGSVALSFLVWRRDPERDVYSEDS; translated from the coding sequence ATGACCGTTAAAGGACTGGCCGCGGCAGCGGCTTTGATCGCACTGACCCTGGCCTTCAGCGTCTGGGGCTGGCTCGCCACACCGCCCGGCGCCGAGATCGCCGTGCACTGGAACGCCGCCGGACAACCCGACCGCTATGGCGGCAAGGCGGAAGCTTTCCTGCTGATCCCGGGGATCGCCGTCCTCCTGTCTCTCCTGTTCGCCGCCGCACCCCATATCGATCCGCGCGGCCGCAATCTGGCGGCGTCCGGGCCGGTTCTGATGACCGTGTGGATCGGGACTGTAGGGGTGCTCGCCATCGTCCAGGCCGCCCTCACCCTCACCGCGCTGGGCCTCATCACCGCTGACGGCGAGATCGTGCCGCGCGCTGTGATGCTGTCGGTGTGTGCCCTGATGGTCCTTATCGGCAATGCGCTGGGCAAGGCGCGGCCCAACTGGTTCGTCGGCGTGCGCACGCCCTGGACCCTGTCGTCCGACCGCGCCTGGGACGCGACCCACCGCTGGGCCGGGCGCGGCTTCGTGCTCAGCGGCCTGATCGGCGCAGCGTGCACCCTGCTCGCGCCCCTGATGGTGGCGGTCTTTGTGTTCGCCGGCCTGATCCTGGCCACCGCCGCCGGATCGGTGGCGCTGTCCTTCCTCGTCTGGCGCCGCGACCCGGAGCGGGACGTGTACAGCGAGGACAGCTAG
- the glsA gene encoding glutaminase A has protein sequence MPKTTRPDSAPALSPGAFRTRPAQFERAAPATDKAESAAAWRALAARGEPSGQALLEALTAAGLGPDDPRLSATRAAFANAGALDKDRFILPGDEACLVRAALTGALAASDFQAFRGRITNLFHYASGVSAGKVASYIPELAKADAEAFALGCCTIDGQRFELGLREDDAKRRFCVQSVMKPMNYALALELAGETTVHAHVGREPSGQGFNEITLNHKGRPHNPMINAGAILTAALIRPGLPVDRRFALINRLWRGAAAGDAPGFDEAVYASETQHADRNHALAYFMREHGCFPPEADMHEALELYLRCCAIETDVRRLACVAATLANGGVCPVTERQLISRESVKAVLSLMLSCGMYDFSGEYAFTVGLPAKSGVSGALMIVVPGVAGFALHSPRLGPAGNSERGVEFSRRLVQAFPWHVYAPIVAEPARG, from the coding sequence GTGCCCAAAACCACCAGACCCGATTCCGCGCCGGCCCTGTCGCCGGGCGCCTTCCGCACCCGCCCTGCCCAGTTCGAGCGCGCCGCACCCGCCACGGACAAGGCCGAGAGCGCGGCGGCCTGGCGCGCGCTGGCGGCGCGGGGAGAGCCGTCGGGCCAGGCGCTGCTGGAGGCGCTGACGGCGGCCGGGCTGGGGCCGGACGATCCGCGCCTCTCGGCCACCCGCGCGGCGTTCGCCAATGCGGGCGCGCTGGATAAAGACCGTTTCATCCTGCCGGGAGACGAGGCGTGCCTGGTGCGCGCGGCCCTGACCGGCGCTCTGGCGGCGAGTGATTTTCAGGCCTTCCGGGGGCGCATCACCAATCTGTTCCACTACGCCTCGGGCGTCAGCGCGGGCAAGGTCGCCAGCTATATCCCGGAATTGGCCAAGGCTGACGCGGAAGCCTTTGCGCTGGGTTGCTGCACGATTGACGGCCAGCGCTTCGAGCTGGGCCTGCGCGAGGACGACGCCAAGCGGCGCTTCTGCGTGCAGTCGGTGATGAAACCAATGAATTACGCCCTGGCGCTGGAGCTGGCGGGGGAGACGACGGTGCACGCCCATGTGGGCCGCGAGCCGTCGGGGCAGGGCTTCAACGAGATCACCCTCAATCACAAGGGCCGGCCCCATAACCCGATGATCAATGCCGGGGCGATCCTGACCGCCGCGCTGATCCGGCCCGGCCTGCCGGTCGACCGGCGCTTTGCGCTGATCAACCGCCTCTGGCGCGGGGCGGCGGCGGGTGATGCCCCGGGTTTTGACGAGGCGGTTTACGCCAGTGAGACCCAACACGCCGACCGCAATCATGCGCTGGCCTACTTCATGCGCGAGCATGGCTGCTTCCCGCCCGAGGCCGACATGCACGAAGCGCTGGAGCTATATCTGCGCTGCTGCGCCATCGAGACCGATGTGCGTCGGCTCGCCTGCGTGGCGGCGACGCTGGCCAATGGCGGCGTCTGCCCGGTGACCGAGCGCCAGCTCATCTCTCGCGAAAGCGTCAAGGCGGTGCTCTCGCTCATGCTGAGCTGCGGCATGTATGATTTTTCCGGCGAGTACGCCTTCACTGTAGGCCTGCCAGCGAAATCCGGCGTCTCCGGCGCGCTGATGATCGTCGTGCCCGGCGTCGCCGGTTTCGCCCTGCACAGCCCGCGCCTCGGCCCCGCCGGCAATAGCGAGCGCGGCGTGGAGTTCTCCCGCCGCCTGGTGCAGGCCTTCCCATGGCATGTGTATGCGCCCATCGTGGCGGAGCCCGCGCGCGGCTAG